In the genome of Thermodesulfobacteriota bacterium, the window TCGAGTTTTTCCTTGATTACCTCAGGCATAAACGGCTTCTGGATATACCCCTTAACCCCCAAAGACATGGCTTCATCTATACAGGCCTGGGAGCCTTCGGTGGTTATCATAACTACCGGGATGTTTTTATAGATCTCATGCTCTCTCATCTTTTTTACAAAGGTGAGGCCATCCATCTCCGGCATATTAATATCACTTAGAACCAGGTCTATCCACTGCCCGTTAAGAACTTCGAGCGCTTCTTTTCCATTGCCGGCCTCAAAAAAGGTCCCGACATCGAAGCCGGAAATCGAGATGACCTTGCGTATAACGCTGCGCATGGCCATAGAGTCATCGACTATTAAGACATTAAAGGCCATAAGAAGCCGCCTCCCTGCCCGCCATCAGGCAGGCATTTATTGAGTTAACATTTGAGCAGGTCTTCCGCCTTCTGGAGTTCATGCCATAGTTCAACCATACATGATTCGAGATGTCTTTCTTTCAGACCTAATTTTTTCATGACAGCATCTTTCCCATAGTCAGCGAGGCCATAACCCGTGCCGATACCCATCATGATAGTCATCAGATTACAGAGATGAACGATGCAGGAGATGTAATTCTCCGTATCAGGCGTATGATGTTGGGCAATCGCTTCTACCAGGGCGCCGGGGAAATTCCATTCCTCAGCGA includes:
- a CDS encoding response regulator, with product MAFNVLIVDDSMAMRSVIRKVISISGFDVGTFFEAGNGKEALEVLNGQWIDLVLSDINMPEMDGLTFVKKMREHEIYKNIPVVMITTEGSQACIDEAMSLGVKGYIQKPFMPEVIKEKLEEIMEKAR